Proteins encoded within one genomic window of Erinaceus europaeus chromosome 13, mEriEur2.1, whole genome shotgun sequence:
- the LOC132542901 gene encoding uncharacterized protein LOC132542901 produces MGNSLGCVKEPKDPIAIPEKAPISPKKRVRFKRKWRGKKTLTPEASHDEPSEGTGVTEETEALRKLTVSLRKEEGVGGAEHPPPDILLPGDSAPKRGVGDQGMIVQVKERFQGKIQRAHLLLENESSVAGGVWDSLEEGTTVIAHLLDNPAERNCEKSVSQLVEFPRTASCSSRAVLLPLQGETAVKNGATQLGCRSGIFPRANYPTNIRSQNQLLEGWSVGKESKGILSASQAGSWITECSVSSSLLGQSRGHRHLEPAHMGQTLPEGSRLPNSQSDLSVTGMTVSILPSSSGYGSDGPHLRGIQPKETEPEKSSLSFSEEDGTLSLEASHNHHGV; encoded by the coding sequence ATGGGAAATTCTCTGGGCTGTGTTAAGGAGCCAAAAGATCCTATAGCTATTCCCGAGAAGGCTCCCATATCTCCTAAGAAAAGGGTTCGGTTCAAAAGGAAGTGGAGGGGGAAGAAAACCCTTACTCCGGAGGCATCTCATGATGAGCCCTCGGAAGGAACCGGAGTCACTGAAGAGACTGAAGCCCTAAGGAAGTTAACAGTGAGTCTTCGGAAGGAAGAAGGAGTGGGAGGGGCAGAGCACCCTCCCCCAGACATTTTACTGCCGGGAGACTCGGCCCCCAAGCGGGGGGTAGGAGATCAGGGAATGATCGTTCAGGTGAAGGAGAGATTCCAAGGGAAGATCCAGAGGGCTCACCTTTTGTTGGAGAATGAGTCATCAGTTGCTGGAGGGGTCTGGGATTCCCTGGAAGAGGGAACAACTGTCATCGCTCACCTGCTTGATAACCCAGCAGAAAGGAACTGTGAGAAGTCAGTAAGCCAACTGGTGGAATTTCCGAGGACAGCATCCTGCAGCAGCAGAGCTGTGCTGCTGCCTTTGCAGGGAGAGACTGCAGTGAAGAATGGAGCCACTCAGCTTGGCTGTCGGAGTGGCATCTTCCCCAGGGCAAACTACCCCACGAACATAAGAAGCCAAAATCAACTTTTAGAAGGCTGGAGTGTTGGGAAAGAAAGCAAGGGTATTTTAAGTGCCTCTCAGGCAGGTTCTTGGATTACAGAATGTTCTGTGTCTTCATCACTACTGGGCCAGTCAAGAGGCCACAGGCACCTGGAACCTGCCCACATGGGTCAAACCCTCCCTGAGGGTTCCCGTCTGCCTAATTCTCAGAGTGATCTCTCCGTCACTGGCATGACCGTGAGCATTTTGCCCTCCTCCTCTGGCTATGGCAGCGATGGGCCACACTTACGTGGGATCCAGCCAAAAGAGACAGAGCCTGAAAAGAGCTCCTTATCCTTCTCAGAAGAGGATGGCACCCTTTCCTTGGAGGCAAGCCATAACCACCATGGGGTCTAG